In a genomic window of Cyprinus carpio isolate SPL01 chromosome A10, ASM1834038v1, whole genome shotgun sequence:
- the LOC109059700 gene encoding centrin-3: MSLSLRTDLTVDKNKRKKRRELTEEQKDEIKEAFELFDTDKDKEIDYHELKVAMRALGFEVKKVDVLKILKDYDREGTGKITLEDFKEVVTDMILERDPKEEILKAFKLFDDDETGKISLRNLRRVARELGEDMSDEDLRAMIDEFDTDGDGEINQEEFISIMTGDS, encoded by the exons ATGAGCCTGTCTCTAAG GACTGACCTAACTGTTGATAAGAATAAAAGGAAGAAGAGGAGAGAACTTACTGAGGAGCAGAAGGATGAAATCAAGGAAGCGTTCGAGCTCTTCGACACAGACAAGGATAAAGAAATTGATTATCACGAATTAAAG GTGGCGATGAGAGCTCTGGGTTTTGAGGTGAAGAAAGTAGACGTGTTAAAGATCCTGAAGGACTATGACAGAGAAGGAACTGGGAAAATAACTTTGGAAGATTTCAAAGAAGTGG TGACGGACATGATATTGGAGCGAGACCCAAAAGAGGAAATTCTGAAGGCGTTTAAACTTTTCGATGATGATGAAACGGGAAAGATAAGCCTGAGAAACCTGCGGCGTGTCGCTCGTGAACTGGGCGAAGACATGAGTGACGAAGACCTGCGAGCCATGATTGATGAATTTGACACGGATGGGGACGGAGAGA TTAATCAAGAGGAGTTCATCTCCATCATGACCGGCGACTCGTGA